The DNA window ACTTCACCACCGCGGTGATGGCCAACAAGGACTTCTTCGACGGGCTGCCCGACGAGGACAAGACGGCGATCCGCGCGGCGGCCCAGGCGGCCTTCGCCCATATCATCGACTATCAGAAGGGTCTGACCGAGGCCTCGGTCGAGAAGATCAAGGAAGCCAAGCCCTCGATGACCTTCACCACCCTCTCGGAAGAGGAACGCCAGCCCTTCAAGGACGCGGCCGGCGAGGTCGAGGCGAGGTTCCTCGAGATGACGGGCGAGAGCGGCAAGCGGATCCTCGATCAGATGAAAGAGGATCTCAAGGCAGCCCAGGACGCCAGCCCGAGCTGATCCGACAGGGCCGGACCGGGGGGCGCTGCACGAAGCTGCATGCGGCCCGGTCCGGCCCGCCTCTCGTCCCCGCCTGCTTCCCGCACCACGTCTTTCCCGACCCGTCCATTTCGCGACCCGCCCCTTTCCCGACCCGCACCGACCCCCGCCCGGCGGGAGGAACGTAAGGAAACTGCCTTTGAACTCGGACCAATCTCTCCGACCCCGCCCGCACGACCCGTCCCGGGCCGGTTCCCAATCCCGGCCCCAGCCCCGGTCAGACGACCAGTCACACGACCAGTCACAGACCCAGTCCCAGACCGACACGACCGCCGCCGACGATCCCGACGAGGTCGCCTATGTCTCGACGCTTCCCGGGGCACTCGGGACGATCGACACCGCCATCGCCATGGTCGAGTCCGTGCTGCTGGCCACCGGCGTGCTGCTTATGGCACTGAACACGGTCGCCAATGTGGTCGGGCGTTATCTGTTCCAGTCGAGCCTTTTCTTTACCGAGGAACTCAACCGCATCCTGATCGTGGTGATCACCTTCGCGGGCATCAGCTATGCCGCGCGCCAGGGCCGCCATATCCGGATGTCGGCCATCTACGACGCCCTTCCGGTCCGCGCGCGCAAAATCCTGATGATCGTGATCGCGCTGACCACGGCCGTCCTGATGTTCGGACTGTGCTGGTTCGCGGTCGCCTATCTTCTGACCCAGGCCGGGCGCGGCCGGGTCCTGCCCGCCCTGCAAATCCCGGTCTGGACGACGCTGGTGATCGTGCCCATCGGCCTCTTCATGACCGGCATGCAATACCTTCTGACGGCGGTGAAGAACGCCATCTCGCGCGACGTCTACCTGTCGACGGCGGTTCTGGAAGGCTATGACGACGACGAGACGGAGGTCTGAACCATGGCAGCTGCAATCTTCTCGATCATGATCGTGCTGCTTCTGCTGGGCTTTCCGATGATGATCCCGCTGATCGCGGGGGCGCTGGTGGGCTTCGTGACGCTCTTCGGCGGTCTCGGCCAGCTTGAGACCATGATCCAGCAGATGATGGCGGGTATCCGTCCCGCCTCGCTGATCGCGGTGCCGATGTTCATCTTCGCCGCCGATATCATGACGCGGGGCCAAAGCGCGGGACGGCTGATCGACATGGTGATGGCCTTTGTCGGCCACCTCAAGGGCGGGCTCGCGATCTCGACCGCCGCCGCCTGCACCATGTTCGGCGCGGTCTCGGGCTCGACCCAGGCCACCGTGGTGGCCATCGGCGGCCCGCTGCGCCCCCGGATGCAGAAGGCGGGCTATGGCGACAGCTTCATCCTGGCCCTCATCGTCAATGCCTCGGACATCGCCTTCCTGATCCCGCCCTCGATCGGGATGATCATCTATGGCGTGGTCTCGAATACCTCGATTGCCGAGCTCTTCATCGCGGGCATCGGGCCGGGGCTGCTGATCCTCGTGCTGTTCGCGATCTATTCCTGGGCCTATGCTGTCAGGAACGGGGTTCCGACCGAGCCCCGCGTCAGCTGGGGCGAGCGTCTGCGCGCGGTCCGCGCCGCGCTCTGGCCGCTCGGGTTTCCGGTGATCATCATCGGCGGCATCTATGGCGGCATCTTCAGCCCGACCGAGGCGGCCGCGGCCTGCGTGCTCTACGCGCTGATCCTCGAGACCATCGTCTTCCGCGAGATGGGCCTTCGCGACATCTACCGCACCGCCAAGTCGACCGGGCTCATCACCGGGGTCGTCTTCATCCTGGTGGCGGCGGGCGCGGCCTTCTCCTGGGTGATTTCCTTCGCCCAGATCCCGCAGGCCATCCTCTCGGCGGTCGGTATCGACCAGATGGGCCAGATCGGGGTGCTGTTCGCGATCTCGGTGGCCTTCTTCATCGGGTGCATGTTCGTCGACCCGATCGTGGTGATCCTGATCCTGGTGCCGATCTTCGCGCCGGTCGTGTCGGATGTCGGGCTCGACCCGGTGCTGGTCGGCACGCTGATCACGCTGCAGGTCGCCATCGGCTCGGCCACGCCGCCCTTCGGCTGCGATATCTTCACCGCCATCGCCGTCTTCAAACGTCCCTACATGGAGGTGATCCGGGGCACGCCGCCCTTCATCCTCATCCTGCTCGGCGTCTCGGTGGCGCTGATCTTCTTCCCTCAGATTGCGCTTTTCCTCCGCGACCTCGCCTTCGCCGGCGAGGCCGGGTGACGGCGGAAAGGAGACCTGTTTGTTCAAGTCGATCCTCGTTCCCTATGATGGCTCGGCCGGCGCCGAGCGCGCGCTGCGCCAGGCGGTCGAGCTGGCAAGGCTCTGCGACGCCCAGCTTTCGGTGCTGACCGTGTTCCGGCACCATTCGATGCTCGAGGCCTCGCTCTCGATGGTCCGCAAGGACGAGCCGGGGCCACTTGACGACGCGATGCGCGGCTATGCCCGCGAGGTGGCGGAATATGCCAAGAGGCTGGCACGCGAAGCCGGCGCCGAGAGCGCGCGCGCCTTCATCAAGGCCGGGCCGCCCGCCCGCACCATCATCCGCTTCGCCCGCGAGCACGAGAACGACCTGATCGTGATCGGCAGCCGCGGGCTCGGCTCGGTCGAGAACTATCTGCTGGGCAGCGTCTCGCACAAGGTGACGGGGCTGGCCGATTGCCCGGTCCTGGTGGTCTGAGCCCCCTTGCCCGGGCCCGCCCTAAAGCCCGAGACAGAGCCGGTAGCTTTGCGCGAAATGCTCGCGCGTATAGGTGATCGGCGCCTCATAAAGCCAGGTCTGCCGCTCCATCACCAGCACCGGGTCGGCGGGCTCACAGCCCAGCGCGGCGGCCGCAGCCTGCCCGGCCGGTTCGGCATGGCACGCCATCCCGCCATGGGTATAGGGCGCCTCGCGCACCAGCCATTCATTGGCGCTGACCGCCGCCAGATCGGCCCCGGCGATACCGGGAACGGTCCGCAGCACGACCCAGCGGCGTTCGAACATATGGGGGGCGCCATCCGCGAGATGCAGGCTTTCTATGTAAAGCGTCTCTTCCGCCTCAGGCAGCTTCAGCCGGGCGCGCACCGTCTCGGGCGCGGGCCCGGTTGCACGTGTCAGCAGCCGGTAGCCATAGACATGCCCGCGCGCCTCGACCTCGCGCCGGATCTGCGGAATATCCAGCGTCGCCTTGCGCTGCGGCGCCTCGAGCACCCGGGTCCCGGCCTTGCGGCGCCGGTCGAGGAACCCCGCCTCGGCCAGATCGCGCAGCGCCCGGTTCACCGTCGCCCGGGCACAGCCGAATTCGGCCGCGATATCGGCCTCGTTCGGGATGAAGCCCCCCGGCGGATAGGTCCGGTCGCGGATCCGCAACATGATCGTGTCGCGGATCGACTGCCATGTCATCGCCCGGTCCCCGGCCATGGCTACAGACCGTCGCGAAGACGTCGCATCGCGGCGCCGTAGCTCGCCACGATCTCGTCGCGCCGGACATGCCGCCCGCCCTGCACCACATGGCGCCCGGCGGCCCAGACATCGCTGACGGCGCGGTCGTCGCCCGCGAAGATCCAGGTGTCGAGCAGCAGATCGCCCTGCCGCCCGATGCCGTCGGCCCCCATGTCGCCCAGCGCCAGCAGATCGGCCCAGTTGCCCACCGCAAGCCCGCCGCTGGCGCGCCCGGCCGCCTGCGCCCCGCCCTCGGCCGCGCCCTGGAACAGCACCCGCCCGGTCGAGCGGTCTTCGGACGCCAGCGCCGCGCGGGTGCGGTCGCGCAGCCGCTGCGAATAGTCGAGCGTGCGCAGCTCCTCGCTCAGCGAGATCCGGATATTGCTGTCCGAGCCCACGCCGAAGCGCCCGCCCGCCGCGACCCAGCGCACGCCGTCGAAGATGCCATCGCCGAGGCTCGATTCGGTGATCGGGCAAAGCCCCGCGACCGCACCGGTCGCGGCCAGCGCCAGAGTCTCGGCAGGCTCCATCTGGGTCGCGTGGATCGGGCACCAGCGGGCATCGACAGGCGCATTTTCCAGCAGCCATTCGACCGGACGCCGGCCGGTCGCGGCCAGCACCTCGTCGACCTCGGCCTGCTGCTCGGCGATATGGATATGGATCGGCCCGTCGGGCGCCAGGGCCTCGGCCGCCGCCAGCCCCGCGGCATCGAC is part of the Rhodovulum sp. MB263 genome and encodes:
- a CDS encoding GntR family transcriptional regulator, yielding MAGDRAMTWQSIRDTIMLRIRDRTYPPGGFIPNEADIAAEFGCARATVNRALRDLAEAGFLDRRRKAGTRVLEAPQRKATLDIPQIRREVEARGHVYGYRLLTRATGPAPETVRARLKLPEAEETLYIESLHLADGAPHMFERRWVVLRTVPGIAGADLAAVSANEWLVREAPYTHGGMACHAEPAGQAAAAALGCEPADPVLVMERQTWLYEAPITYTREHFAQSYRLCLGL
- a CDS encoding universal stress protein yields the protein MFKSILVPYDGSAGAERALRQAVELARLCDAQLSVLTVFRHHSMLEASLSMVRKDEPGPLDDAMRGYAREVAEYAKRLAREAGAESARAFIKAGPPARTIIRFAREHENDLIVIGSRGLGSVENYLLGSVSHKVTGLADCPVLVV
- a CDS encoding TRAP transporter large permease; its protein translation is MAAAIFSIMIVLLLLGFPMMIPLIAGALVGFVTLFGGLGQLETMIQQMMAGIRPASLIAVPMFIFAADIMTRGQSAGRLIDMVMAFVGHLKGGLAISTAAACTMFGAVSGSTQATVVAIGGPLRPRMQKAGYGDSFILALIVNASDIAFLIPPSIGMIIYGVVSNTSIAELFIAGIGPGLLILVLFAIYSWAYAVRNGVPTEPRVSWGERLRAVRAALWPLGFPVIIIGGIYGGIFSPTEAAAACVLYALILETIVFREMGLRDIYRTAKSTGLITGVVFILVAAGAAFSWVISFAQIPQAILSAVGIDQMGQIGVLFAISVAFFIGCMFVDPIVVILILVPIFAPVVSDVGLDPVLVGTLITLQVAIGSATPPFGCDIFTAIAVFKRPYMEVIRGTPPFILILLGVSVALIFFPQIALFLRDLAFAGEAG
- a CDS encoding formimidoylglutamate deiminase, which produces MQRVWARHALVMNFWAENVEIAVESGGKIAELRENVPCPLGATVVGTLLPAPANLHSHAFQRAMAGLTESRGPDPRDSFWTWRRLMYRFLDRLGPEDVEAIAAFVQMEMLEAGYATNVEFHYLHHGPGGAPYADPAEMSGRIAAAATVSGIGLTLLPVLYTYGGLDRRPLVAGQDRFGNDPDRFAQLFEGAAAHVAALAPDCRMGVAPHSLRAVDAAGLAAAEALAPDGPIHIHIAEQQAEVDEVLAATGRRPVEWLLENAPVDARWCPIHATQMEPAETLALAATGAVAGLCPITESSLGDGIFDGVRWVAAGGRFGVGSDSNIRISLSEELRTLDYSQRLRDRTRAALASEDRSTGRVLFQGAAEGGAQAAGRASGGLAVGNWADLLALGDMGADGIGRQGDLLLDTWIFAGDDRAVSDVWAAGRHVVQGGRHVRRDEIVASYGAAMRRLRDGL
- a CDS encoding TRAP transporter small permease, which produces MVESVLLATGVLLMALNTVANVVGRYLFQSSLFFTEELNRILIVVITFAGISYAARQGRHIRMSAIYDALPVRARKILMIVIALTTAVLMFGLCWFAVAYLLTQAGRGRVLPALQIPVWTTLVIVPIGLFMTGMQYLLTAVKNAISRDVYLSTAVLEGYDDDETEV